From the Eleutherodactylus coqui strain aEleCoq1 chromosome 7, aEleCoq1.hap1, whole genome shotgun sequence genome, one window contains:
- the LOC136573111 gene encoding uncharacterized protein isoform X2: MEKYPDSDRPGNPVIFSYSDVDVNKIIAGATRKNSYLEMPTVDMLLRKWEMENKKNISLSLHMSTLCEYFKVKRIPRGLRPHVRPTLMADNKTFCSKFEGIVNKFSFDMIVLNVEFLQLEIAESTARISSLEKNILEILTPEDWNKHKEKKTTYLKRHQEELESIKKTKWFRDVDDYAYGRVFCWQTSKNKVTDPFESNTKQRRQRRRQPRNRNQFGPWQSKQDEEKRGTFRCRRGGRKHHRAYKRSRRGDDPIHETTTADGLQEIVDVGACEPTSDGCWSLAGSLATRLRYDGPLFHHLEEKI; encoded by the exons atggaaaaataccCGGACTCTGACAGACCAGGTAACCCTGTTATTTTTTCGTATTCGGATGTGGATGTTAACAAGATTATTGCAGGAGCTACACGCAAGAATAGCTATCTAGAAATGCCAACAGTGGATATGTTACTACGGAAGTGggagatggaaaataaaaagaacatcTCCCTATCTTTGCACATGTCCACACTATGTGAATATTTTAAGGTAAAACGCATTCCGAGAGGGCTACGCCCACATGTGCGCCCGACCTTAATGGCAGATAACAAGacattttgttcaaaatttgaaGGCATAGTGAATAAATTTTCGTTTGACATGATTGTCTTGAATGTTGAGTTCTTACAGTTGGAGATTGCTGAGAGTACAGCTCGCATATCCTCCTTGGAAAAGAATATTCTAGAGATCTTGACACCAGAGGACTGGAATAAacataaggagaaaaaaacaacatatctcAAACGACATCAGGAGGAAttggagagtataaaaaaaaccaagTGGTTTAGGGATGTCGACGATTATGCTTATGGTCGTGTATTTTGTTGGCAGACATCAAAGAATAAAGTCACAGATCCCTTTGAATCGAATACCAAACAAAGACGACAACGACGCCGTCAACCCAGGAATAGAAACCAATTTGG gCCGTGGCAATCCAAACAGGATGAAGAGAAAAGAGGGACCTTCCGGTGCCGCCGAGGCGGACGAAAACATCACAGGGCATACAAGAGATCCCGACGGGGTGATGACCCGATCCACGAAACGACCACCGCTGATGGACTTCAGGAAATAGTGGATGTTGGAGCTTGTGAACCTACCAGTGACG gttgttggtctctcgctggttccctcgccacacgtctgagatatgacggtccattatttcatcatcttgaagaaaaaatatag
- the LOC136573111 gene encoding uncharacterized protein isoform X1, with translation MEKYPDSDRPGNPVIFSYSDVDVNKIIAGATRKNSYLEMPTVDMLLRKWEMENKKNISLSLHMSTLCEYFKVKRIPRGLRPHVRPTLMADNKTFCSKFEGIVNKFSFDMIVLNVEFLQLEIAESTARISSLEKNILEILTPEDWNKHKEKKTTYLKRHQEELESIKKTKWFRDVDDYAYGRVFCWQTSKNKVTDPFESNTKQRRQRRRQPRNRNQFGFSSRGSISTDDSAKNDHVGASTSSSSFFRPWQSKQDEEKRGTFRCRRGGRKHHRAYKRSRRGDDPIHETTTADGLQEIVDVGACEPTSDGCWSLAGSLATRLRYDGPLFHHLEEKI, from the exons atggaaaaataccCGGACTCTGACAGACCAGGTAACCCTGTTATTTTTTCGTATTCGGATGTGGATGTTAACAAGATTATTGCAGGAGCTACACGCAAGAATAGCTATCTAGAAATGCCAACAGTGGATATGTTACTACGGAAGTGggagatggaaaataaaaagaacatcTCCCTATCTTTGCACATGTCCACACTATGTGAATATTTTAAGGTAAAACGCATTCCGAGAGGGCTACGCCCACATGTGCGCCCGACCTTAATGGCAGATAACAAGacattttgttcaaaatttgaaGGCATAGTGAATAAATTTTCGTTTGACATGATTGTCTTGAATGTTGAGTTCTTACAGTTGGAGATTGCTGAGAGTACAGCTCGCATATCCTCCTTGGAAAAGAATATTCTAGAGATCTTGACACCAGAGGACTGGAATAAacataaggagaaaaaaacaacatatctcAAACGACATCAGGAGGAAttggagagtataaaaaaaaccaagTGGTTTAGGGATGTCGACGATTATGCTTATGGTCGTGTATTTTGTTGGCAGACATCAAAGAATAAAGTCACAGATCCCTTTGAATCGAATACCAAACAAAGACGACAACGACGCCGTCAACCCAGGAATAGAAACCAATTTGGGTTCTCATCTCGTGGTTCGATTTCAACGGATGATTCGGCCAAGAATGATCATGTGGGTGCCTCCacatcctcttcttctttttttaggCCGTGGCAATCCAAACAGGATGAAGAGAAAAGAGGGACCTTCCGGTGCCGCCGAGGCGGACGAAAACATCACAGGGCATACAAGAGATCCCGACGGGGTGATGACCCGATCCACGAAACGACCACCGCTGATGGACTTCAGGAAATAGTGGATGTTGGAGCTTGTGAACCTACCAGTGACG gttgttggtctctcgctggttccctcgccacacgtctgagatatgacggtccattatttcatcatcttgaagaaaaaatatag